In the genome of Streptomyces aquilus, the window AACGGGATGTCGGCCAGTCCGCGGTGCAGGAGGGAGCCGTCCGCCCGGGCGGCGAGCCCCTGCCCGCCGCCGAGCGTGTCGGTGTACGTCGTACCGGTCTCGGCCCAAGAGGGCTCACCGGCCGCCGCAGCCGGGCCCACGCCCAGCACGGCGGCACCGAATAAGCAGCCCAGGACAGTGAGATGACGTCTCATCAGGCACCCGCCACGTCGACGAAGATGGGGTTCGAATAGAACCACGTGTCCGCCCACGGGTCACCGTCGCCGGGCGTGTGCGGGATCGGACCGTTGGGGTCGACGGCGGCGCCGAGGTAGCCCGCACCATGGCGGTTGCCGTCGCTGCCGCGCAGCCGGACGTAGAAGGACTCGTCCCCGGCGGTCAGCGGGATGCGCAGGGTGTACGTCCCCTTCCGGCCGCTCACGTCCTTCGTCTGGACGACCTTGGTGTCGGGGGCCCGCCAGGAGTCGCGGTCGGTCACCGGGCCGCGCACCGCGCCCCGGATCACGTCCACGTGCGCCAACTCCGGCAGGATTCCCTGGGGGTTGGGGCGGGACGCGGTCGTGACCGTCACGTACAGGCTGATCCTCTCGCCCTTGCGGACGCGCAGCCGGCCGCCGAGCGTGACGCCCCGGCCCGCGTCGCAGTCCCGCTTCAGGCGGACGTCGAGGCCGTCGAGCAGATGGCCGTGGTCCAGCCAGACGCGGCCCGCGCGCAGGCCCGCCATCACCGCGCGGTAGCCGTAGCGGGTGACGCCGACGTGGGTGCGGCTGAACTCGCCGGGCCAGAAGTCGCTGCCGGGCTGCGGGGTGTCGGTGTTCACCGGGTCGGGGAGCTTGCCGGTGTTGTCGAAGTTCTGGCCGGCGGGCCAGTCGCCGTTCTTCCAGGTGTCGAAGACCGTGCGGTGGTTGTCGGAGTTGGTGGTGATCGTGAAGAGACGGCCCTCGGCGAGCAGCGCGTCCCACAGGCCGCCGACGGTGGCCGTCGCCCAGTCGAAGCCGCCGTACGTCAGATACGCGTCCGCCGGGTAGCCCGCCCAGGACTGCGCCGACGGCTTGTTCTCGTACTCGCCGCGGATCGAGTTCGCGCCGCGCCAGCCGGGGAGGGCGGCGCCCTGGGCGCCCGGCGCGCCCTCCATGCCGATCATGATCTCGGGAGCCGCGTCCCGCCAGTTGCGCATCTCGTGCGGGGAGTCGATACCGAGGCGCAGCGGGTGGTTGGCGAGGACGAGGACGTCGTCCACGTACCCCGAACGGCGTTGTTCCGCGAGCCACTTGATGGCCTTGACCGCGTGGGCCTCGTTGCGGGCGGTGTCGGTCGCGCCGGCCGAGCCCTCGGTGTAGCCGAGCAGCTTGCCGTCGTAGGCGAGCTCGAACTGGGTGAGCAGATCGGTCTCGTGCGGGCCGGGCGCGGCGAAGATCGTGCAGTGCTCGGCGGCCGGGATGTACCACTCCAGACCCTGGAAGATCAGCTGACGCGGGTTCTCCGCACGGGCCTTGACGATCTCGGCGTGCTCCAGCTTGGCACCGTAGTTGGCGTGCCCGAAGTTGGAGTGCTCGTTGAACACCATCCAGTCGAGGCCGTACTTGGCGGCGGCCTGCGCCTGCTGGGAGAACGTGTACTTGGCGTCGTGGCTGTACACGGAGTGGACGTGGTGGTCGCCGACGAGGTAGGCGAGATGCGGGTCGTGGCCGCCGAGGCGCTGTTCGGCGGCCGCGGCGGGTACGGCCGCCCCGCCGAGGGCGAAGGCCGCCCCGAACAGGCCCGCGCGGCGCAGGAGTCCACGCCTCGACAGGCCCTGCGGGTCGAGCTCGGCGGGGGAGACGGACGGGTCGGCCCAGGAGGGCAGCTGCTGCTCGGTCATGGTGATCCTCGACAGGTCAGTGGTTCATGAAGGACGTGACGGGCAGCGCCCGTTCGACGATGCGGACGTCGCCGAGGCGGCCGTGCAGGATCTGGTCGATCTTCCCGCCGTACTCGTAGCCGCCGAGCAGCCACGGCAGGCCCACGGAGGTGATGCCGATCGCGGTCGCCTTCGGGTTGCGGACGACCGGGCAGCCCTCGACGTAGAGAGTGGTGTGCCGGCCGTCGTTGACGATCGCGAGATGCCACCAGGTCTCCAGCGGCGTCTCCTGGCCCCAGTTGGTGGCGATGCCCTCCTGGTTCAGCGGACGCATCGCCCACTGCGGCTCACGGTCGTTGGAGAGGGACAGCGTGGCCAGCGGCTCGTCGGGGTCGTCGGCGGTCTTGCCGGCGGCGCCGCCCGTACCGGTACGGCTGACGATGCCGGACCAGGCGTGGTGGTCGGGGTCCCAGTCGGCGGGGAGGCGGTAGAACGCCTCGATGGTGTAACCCGCCTTGAAGGTCGCCGAGTTGAGCGGGGCGCCGTCGACCGTGCGCAGGTACGCGCCCTTCAGCGGGGACTTGTAGCCCTGGAACTCCAGGCTGCCGTGGCCGGGCTGGTCGGGATGGTGGTCGGCGGACCAGCCGAGGGTGCCGCCGCCGACCGTGACGAGACCGAGGTCGTTGCCGCGTCCGGACAGGTCACGGACCTTGTCCGTCACCGCGCTGTCGAACCGCCAGTAGGCCACCGTTCCCGGTATCAGCATCCGCGACACCGGACGGGCCGGACGGGCGGGCACCGGGGCGAAGCCGGAGAAGCGGTCGGCGAAGTCGATGTCGACCGTGAACCGGTCGGCGTCACCGCTGAGTTCGATCTCCTGCCGCTCCAGCTCGTTGAGCCCCTTCCCGGCCCGGCCCAGGATCCACGGCGACACGGTCTCGACGTCGATGACGCCCCGGTCCAGGTCGAAGCGGTAGAGCCGGATCATCGCGGCGCCGCCGAAGTAGCGGTTCTGGTAGTTCGTCAGATGGAGGTGGACGTCATGTCCCGCCGCGTTCTTGCGCGTCGCGCGGGCGGCGGGCCAGTAGTGGCCGTTGAGGGTGAGGAAGATCTGGTCGTGGTCCGCGACCAGCCGGTCCCACAGCTGCTGCCCGTAGTCGGACAGGGTGTCGTCCTCGACGACCAGCTCGTGCGTGGTGAGGATGACCGGCGTCCTCGGATGGGCGGCGAGGACTTCCTTCGCCCATGCGTACCCCTTGTCCGACAGCCGCCAGTCCAGTGCCAGGACCAGCCACTCGCGCCCTGCGGCCCGGAAGAGGTGGAAGGTGTTGTAGCCGTCGGGGGAGGCACCGCCGAAGGTCTTGTGACCCTTGAACCGGGCCGGGCCGAAGGCGTCCAGATACGGTGTCGCCCCGCGCTGGTCGGTGGTCGACGACTTCACGTCGTGGTTGCCGGCGAGGACGCTGTAGCCGACCCCGCGCCGGTCGAGCAGCCTGAACGCCTCGCTGATCGCGGTGACTTCGGCACTCGCCCCGTTCTGGGTGAGGTCGCCGAGATGCGACAGGAAGACGATGTTCTCCTCCTTGCCGTGCTCCAGCAGATAGCGCAGGGAGGCCTCGACGGGTGCCTTGTCGATGCTCGGTCCGTCGAAGAGGTACTGCGTGTCCGGCATGACGGCGAGCGTGAAGCGGCGGCTGTCGGTGTCGGGTCGCCAGTGCGAGGCGGAGGGGGCGGCCTCGGCCGCGGTCGGCAGCGCGACCCCGGCCGTGGCGGCGGCGCCGAGCAGCGCGGTGGCCCGCAGGAAGCTGCGCCGTCCGGCGCCGGCCTGGGCATGCTCGGCCCCGTGTTCAGGCAAAGTGCACACGTGTGCTCCGTAAGAGAGGTACGAGAAGTGAGAACCCTGGGGGTTCAGAGAACGCGCAGGGCCCAGCTCCAGCGGTGGACACCCGGTGCGACGAGATAGGACGGGAAGGTGTCGGGGCCGCACGACGCCGTGCCGAGCCCCCGGTGGGCCGCGTCGATGTGCACGACGCACCCGGGACGCGGCACCAGCTGGTCATGGTGGGCCACCGCACTCAGATCGGCGGCCCGGTAACGCGTCACCGACACCTGGCGCGGCTCGTCGAGCGCGACCGTGAGCCCGGTCGCGTCCGGTGCCGACAGCCTGAAGTGCCGTACGCCGTGTCGGCCGCCGCTCTCCTGCGGACGCAGATAGGGGGTGAACAGGTCGTCCACCGGCACCGAGTGGTGACCCACGGGAGCACCACCAGAGCGGTCGGGGTACGACTCCCACGGTCCGGGCCCGTACCACTCCATCAGGTCGAGCCCAGGAACCGTCTCGAACACGGAGCCCACCCGCGCCACATCGGCGAGCGCGTCCGGCAGCTCTGCCGACTCCTCGATCCGCACCCCGCCCTCGACCGGCGTGAACACCTGCACATGCCGTACGACACCGACCTCGGCGGCGTACTCGGCCAGCACGGTGACCCGGTCCCCGTCCCGGCGTACGTCGACGACCTTGCGGACGAGGGCGTCCAGCCCCCAGGACCGCCAGCGCAACGCCATGCCGCCCAGCTCGTCGTTGTCGGTGGGCGCCCGCCACAGGGAGAGCGCGGGGGCGGCGGTGAGGAGGGGGTGGACGAGCAGGCCGTCGGCGTCGACCTGGACGGGAGCCGAGGAGAAGTCGACCTGGACGGGAGCCGAGGAGAAGTCGACCTCGACGGGAGCCGAGGAGAAACGGTTCGCCGGATCCACCGAACCCCCCGGTACCGCCTCCCGCAACCGCACCTGCGGCAGACACACCACCGTCCCCGCCGGCGCCCACGCCTCGTCCCGCGCGGTGGTGATCCGCAGCGTCAGCCACGCCTCCCCACCGTCCACCGGCAGTGCGAAGGGCAGCGGCACGGCCGCGGTCTGCCCCGGCCGCAGGTCGGGCAGCTCGGCCGGCGCCGTCAGCACCCGGCCGTCGGCCAACGACAGCTCCCACGTGCCGGACAGCCAGTCCAGGCCCCGGAAGTGCTGATGGTTGCCGAGCACGATGCCCTCGTGCCGGTAGGTCTCGATCCGTACCGGCGCCGCGATCTCGCGGTGTTCGTACATCACCGGCTTGGGCGTGCGGTCCGGGAACACCACGCCGTCCGCGATGAACGCCCCGTCATGGAGGCGTTCGCCGAAGTCGCCGCCGTACGCCCAGCGATACCCGGGCGCGGCGACACCGTTGTCATAGAGCCCGGCGCCCCCACGCCCGACCGGTCTTCCGTCGCTCACACGCTGAAGGATTCCGTGGTCCCAGAACTCCCAGATGAACCCGCCCTGAAGACCCGGGGTGGACTCGATGGCGGCCCAATGGTCGGCCAGCGTGCCGTTGCTGTTGCCCATGGCGTGCGAGTACTCGCACTGGATGAGCGGCTTGGTCTGCTCGCCGGACAGGGCGTGCGCCACGCAGTCCTCCAGCGGCGCGTACATCGGACACGCGATGTCGGAGGCCACCCCCGGATCCGCCCAGCCCAGCTTGGCCGCGCCCTCGTACTGGACCGGCCGCGTCGGGTCGTGCCGGCGGACCCAGCCGGCCGCGGCGTCGTGGTTGGCGCCGTAGTCGGACTCGTTGCCGAGGGACCAGATGATCACCGAGGGGTGGTTCTTGTCGCGCAGCACCATCCGTGAGACGCGGTCCACGAAGGCGTTCAGATAGCGCGGGTCGTCGGCGATCTCGTGGGCGTGGTCGTGCGACTCGATGTCGGCCTCGTCGACGACGTAGAAGCCGAGCTCGTCGGCCAGGTCGTACAGACCGGGGTCGTTCGGGTAGTGGGCGGTGCGGATCGCGTTGAAGCCGAAGCGCTTCAGCAGGACCAGGTCCGCGCGCATGTCGTCGTACGACACCGTCCGCCCGGTCAGCGGGTGGAAGTCGTGGCGGTTGACGCCCCGGATGTAGACCCGCTCGCCGTTGACGAGGAGGTCACGGCCGACGATCTCGACGTCACGGAAGCCGATGCGGTGGTACGACGTGTCGGCGACCGTGCCGTCCGCGCGGTGCAGTCGGACGGTGAGGCCGTACAGCTCGGGCGTCTCGGCGTTCCAGGTGCGGACGTCGGGGACGACGGTCCGCATCCGGGCCTCGCCGAGGAAGTCGGAGACGCGCTCGTCCTCGGCGTTCAGGCGGTCGAACTCCGCGTCCTGCGTCAGCGGGAGGCCGTCGAGGTCCCCGCTGACGTACCACCCCTCGGGCAGCGCCCCGCCCGCCTCCCGCACCCGGCAGTCGACCCGCAGCTCGCCGCTGTACGCGGCCCGCACGGTCACGTCCGCGAGATGCAGCGGGTCCGTGGCGTACAGCAGCACCGAGCGGGTGATCCCGCCGTGCCACCACTGGTCCTGGTCCTCGATGTGCGAGGCGTCGGACCATTTGACGACCGTGAGGCGGAGCGTGCTGGACGAACCGGGGGCGACCAGGCCCGTCAGGTCGAACTCGGCCGCCAGGTGGGAGTCCTTGGAGATACCGACCGGCCGCCCGTCCACGTGCACGAGCAGCACGCTCTCGGCCGCGCCGACCTGGAGGACGATCCGGCGGCCGGCCCAGTCGGCGGGGACGTCCACTTCCCGCTCGTAGACGCCTGTCGGGTTCTCGGCGGGCGGCAGCGGCGGGAACTCCGTGAACGGCATCCGGACGTTCAGGTACTGCGGCAGGTCGTCCGTGCCCTGCATCGTCCAGACGCCGGGGACGGGCGCCGGGGACCAGGAGCCGCCGACCGGCGCGTCCGGACGGGACAGCAGCTGGAAACGCCAGTCGCCGTCCTGGGGGAGTGATCCGGAGCGCCGGTCGACGGCGTTCATGGGGAGCCGCCCCCAGGAGGTCACCTCGGGTGCCTCCCAGGGGCGCAGGGCGATGAGCGGATCGTGGGTCATCCGCGGACGGCTCCCTTCGCGAGGTCGCCGATGATCTGCTTGGCGCCGACCGCGAACACGATCAGCAGCGGGATGAGGGCGAGCAGCGCGCCCGTCATCACGATGCCGTAGTCCGTGGTGCCGTGGGTGCCGTTGAGCTGGGACAGGGCGACCTGGAGTGTCACGTTGTCGGGGTTGGTGAGGGCGATCAGGGGCCAGGCGAAGTCGTTCCACTGGCCCATGAAGGTGAAGATGCCGAGGAAGGCGAGACCGGGGCGGACCACCGGCAGTGCCACGTGCCAGTACTGGCGCAGGAAGTTCGCGCCGTCGAGCTTCGAGGCGTCGAGGAGCTCGTCGTGGATGGCGGACTTCATGTACTGGCGCATCCAGAAGATGCCGAACGCGTTGGCCGCGGCCGGCACGATCAGCGCGGTCATCGAGCCGATCCAGCCGATCTTCGCCATGATCACGAACTGCGGGATGACGGACAGCTGCGCCGGCACCATGAAGATGACCATCAGCAGCCCGAACAGCACGTTCTTGCCGGGGAACTCGAACTTGGCGAAGACGAAGGCCGCGAGCGAGTCGAAGAGCAGGACCAGGAACGTCACCGACAGCGCGACCAGCAGCGAGTTCCACATCGACCCGAAGAAGTCGATGGCGTCGAAGAGATGGCGGACGTTCTCCAGGAAGTGCGTGCCCGGCAGCAGCTTGGGCGGGTAGGAGAAGATCTCCGTCGAGCTGTGCGTCGACATGATCACGGCCCAGTAGAACGGGAAGGCCGAGACGATCGTGCCGAGGATCAGCGGGAGGTGCAGCGCGATCCCTCTGCGGCGGGACCCCTTGATGGAAGACATGGTGTGCGCCCTTCCTAGTCGCCGCGGCGCTGCACGAGGCGCCAGTTGATGATCGAGAAGAGGACGACGACGAGGAAGATGCCCCACGCCACGGCGGCGCCGTACCCGAAGTCGTTGTTGTCGAAGGTCTGCTGGAAGAAGTAGAGGACCATCGTCTGGCCGGAGTGGCCCGGACCGCCCGCGAACGTGGAGTCGTTGGACGAGGTCTGGAGCAGCACCTGTGGTTCGGAGAAGCTCTGCAGACCGGTGACCGTCGAGACGACCAGGACGAACAGCAGCGTCGGCCGCAGCAGCGGCAGCGTGATCCGGAAGAAGGTCTGGATCGGGCCGGCGCCGTCCATGCGGGCGGCCTCGTACAGGTCGCTCGGGATGGTCTGGAGTCCGGCGAGGAAGATGATCGCGTTGTAGCCGGTCCACTGCCAGGTCATCAGCGCGGCGATGGTGACCTTGATGCCCCACGGGGTGTTCAGCCAGGCCACCTGGTCGAGTCCGACGCCGTGCAGTACGGCGTTCACGACGCCGTTGTTGGTGGAGAAGATCGATCCGAAGACGATCGCGATGGCGACGACCGAGGTGACGTTCGGCAGGAAGTACGCGACGCGGTACAGACCCTTGAAGCGGACCGCCGAGTTGAGCATCACGGCGGTGACCATCGCCAGGAAGATCATGGGGAAGGTGGCCAGCGCCCAGATGATGATCGTGTTGCCGATCGAGTTCCAGAAGTCGCTGTCGCTCAGCAGGTACTGGTACTGCGAGAGCCCGGCCCACTCCATCGAGCCGAGGCCGTCCCAGCGGTGGAAGGACAGGTAGAGCGAGAAGCCGACCGGGAAGAGGCCGAAGGCGAGGAAGATGAGGTAGAAGGGCGAGATGGCGGCGTAGAGATGCCAGTACTTGCGGAAGCCGCTTCTGGGCTTGGTCGTCGACGGTTGCGCCACGGCCGGCGGGGTCTGTTCGAGGACGGCCATCAGTAGCTCACCCCCAGGTGCTTCGCGATCCGGCGGCACTTGCTCATGGCGTCACTCCAGGCCTGCTTCGGGTCCTTGCCGAGGACACCGACGTTCTTGATCTCGTCCTTGATGGGCTGCCCGAGGGCGACGTCGAACGGGCTGTTGTAGGCGACCGCGATCTTCTGCGCGGCCGGCCCGAAGACGTCGGTGGTGACCTGGCCGCCGAAGAACGCGTCCGGCTCCTGCATCTGCTTGAGGTCGTAGGAGGCGGGCGTGGAGGGGAAGAGGCCCGCGTCGACGTAACCCTGTGCCTGGTTGGGCGCGTTGAGCATCCAGGTGATGATCTGGAAGGCCTTCTCGGGTTCCCGGCACGCCTTGGTGATCGACAGGAACGAGCCGCCGTTGTTGGCGGGCCGTACCGGCATGTCGGCGACCCGGTACCGGCCCTTGGTCTTCGGCACACCGTTCTTGATGTCGAAGGCCGCCCAGGAGGCCCCCAGTTCGCTCGGCAGCTTGCCGTCCTGCTTGGCCGACAGCTGGTCCGGGGTGCCGTTCACGAGGTCGGAGACGATGCCGCGGCGCTTGGCCTCCACGGCGAGCGCCCAGGCGTGGCGCACATGCTCCTGGTCGCCGATGAAGTGGCGGTCCTTGTCGACGTACCGCTTGGAGCCCTGCTGCACGACGTTCTCGAAGACGGAGTTGACGTCGGTGAGGAGCATGGTCCCCGGAAGCCGCTTCTTCAGCTGCTCACCCGCGGCGAAGAAGTTCTCCCAGGTGTTCAACTCCCGGGAGACGTCCGCCGGTTCGTACGGCAGCCCCGCCTTCTGGAAGATGTCGTACTGGTAGTAGTGCGCGACCGGCCCGCAGTCGATCGGGAAGCCGACCATCGTGCCGTCGTCGGCGATGCCCTGGTCCCACTTCCAGGACAGGTACTGGTCCTTGTACTTCTCCGCGCCCAGCGTCCGCAGATCGATGAACTGGTCCGCGTTGGGGAGGTACGCGGCCATGTCCTCGCCCTTGAGCCCCGCGATGTCGGGGATGTGGGCGCGGCCCGTGATGGTGGTGATGAGCTTGGAGCGGTACTGGCCGCCGATCTGGATGGCGTCCAGGCTCACCGAGCTGTCGTAGCGGGCCTTGGCGTTCTTCACGACGGTGTCGCTCAGGCCGCCGCTCCAGTACCACAGGACCATGTTCCGGCCGGTCGAACCGGTCGGAACGGCACAGCCGGACGCCAGGCCGCCGAGCGCCGTGGCGGCCGTACCGGCCAGGCCCGCGCGGAGCAGGCCTCTTCGTGAGAGCCGCACAGCTCCCACCGCCTTTCGGATCTTTTCGGGACTTCGCAGGGAAGGGTCGTGGGGGGGAGTACTGCTTCGGGCCGTCAGGTCTGCCGTGCGGGTGGGGTCACGGGGGCGTACGCGACGGGCGGCCCGGGATCGTCCGGGAGCCGGTCCGCCAGGAAGCCGTACGCCGACTTCAGGTCGGGGTCGGTCAGGGAGCGCCACCAGCGGTCGACGCCGTACCAGCCGGGAGCCGCCAGCGCGCCACCGGGCCGCTGGACGGAGAGCCCGGCGGCGAGGACGGCGAACCGCAGCCGCTCCTCCAGCGGCCAGCCGCCGAGCGAGGCGGCGACGAAGCTCGCGCCGAACACGTCGCCGGCGCCGGTCGCGTCCAGGACATCGATGTCGAGGGCCGGGACGTCCGCGTACTCGCCGGTCGTCTGGTCGACCGCGACGGCCCCGTCACCCCCGCGTGTGACCACGGCCACCGGCACCAGCTCGGAGAGCGTGCCGAGGGCCGCCCGCGCGCTGTCGGTGCGGGTGTAGGCCATCGCCTCGGACTCGTTGGGGAGGAAGGCGTGGCACAGCTTCAGCTGGTCGAGGAGGTCGGTGGACCACTGCTGGGTGGGGTCCCAGCCGACGTCCGCGTAGATGTGAGTGCCGTTCGCGGCGGCCCGGGCGATCCACTCGCGGGGCTCGGCCTCGATGTGCACGAGGGCCGTACGCGCCTCGGGCGGGTCGCCCATCAGCGCGTCCTGCGAGAACGGCGGCTCGGAGCCGTGGGTGACGAGGGCCCGGTCGTGGCCCTGGGCCAGCGAGACGGTGACGGGGGTGGGCCAGCCGTCCGCGGTGCGGGAGAGGGAGAGGTCGATGTCCTCCTGGTCGCACAGCACGTCCCGGCAGTACTCGCCGTAGAAGTCGTCGCCGAAGACCGTGGCCAGCGAGGTGCGTAGCCCGAACCGGGAGGCCGCCACCGCGAGGTTCGCGATGCCGCCGGGGCCGCACCCCATGCCGCCGGTCCAGATCTCCTCGCCCGGCGTCGGCGGCTTTCCGAGCCCCGTGAGGACGAGGTCGTAGAAGAGCAGCCCGGTCAGGAGTACGTCGGGCCTGTCGTCATCCACACTCGGCACCTCTCGTCAAAACTCGTCAATTTCGATGACCGGAATCGTGCGCCGCTCCGCACGATTGGTCAATACCCGAGCAGAACTGAGCATGGAAATGATTGAAGATGACGAGTACTGTTCACGGCATGCTGGCGGAACGACGACATCAACTCATCCTGCGGGCCCTGCGCTCGGGCGGCCCCGCGGCTGTGACCGACCTCTCCGAGCAGCTCGGTGTGAGCCCCGCCACCATCCGGCGTGACCTGGTCAAACTGGAGGAGGACGGGCTGCTCACCCGGGTCCACGGCGGTGCCCGCGCCGAGGAGGGCGACCAGCCCTTCGCCGAGGTCGCCGAGGTCAGGGTGGCCGAGAAGGACGCCATAGCCGCTCATGCGGCGGCCATGGTCAAGGACGGCCAGTCGGTCCTCCTCGACATCGGCACCACCGCCTACCGCCTCGCCCGCCAGCTGCACGGCCGCCGTCTCACGGTGATCACCAGCAACCTGGTGGTCTACGAGGAGCTCGCCGACGACGAGGGCATCGAGCTGGTCCTGCTCGGCGGCATGGTCCGCCGCGAGTACCGCTCCCTGGTCGGCTTCCTCACCGAGGACAACCTGCGCCAGCTGCACGCCGACTGGCTCTTCCTCGGCACCAGTGGAGTGCGCCCCGGTGGGCAGGTGATGGACACGACGGTCGTCGAGGTGCCGGTCAAACGCGCCATGATCAAGGCGAGCGACAAGGTCGTGCTGCTCGCCGACGCGGCGAAGTTCCCGGGTACGGGGATGGCGAAGGTCTGCGGTCCCGAGGACCTGGACGTGGTGGTGACGAACGCGCCGGTGGACCCGGCGACGCGGGCCTCCCTGGAGGAGGCGGGCGTCGAGGTCGTACCGGCAGGAAAGGCTCAAGCGTGAAGCTGACGATTCTGGGCGGCGGCGGGTTCCGGGTGCCGCTCGTGTACGGGGCGCTGCTGGGCGACCGCGGCGAGGGGCGGGTGACCGAGGTCGTCCTGCACGACCTCGACGCCGGCCGGCTCACCGCGGTGACCCGGGTGCTCGCCGAGCAGGCCTCCCAGGCGGAGGACGCCCCCGTGGTGACCGCCACGACCGACCTCGACGAGGCCCTGCGCGGCGCCGACTTCGTCTTCTCGGCGATCCGCGTGGGCGGCCTCGAAGGCCGGGCCAACGACGAGCGGGTGGCCCTGGCGGAGGGCGTCCTCGGCCAGGAGACGGTCGGCGCCGGCGGCATCGCCTACGGCCTGCGCACGGTCCCGGTCGCCGTCGACATCGCCCGGCGGGTGGCCCGCCTCGCCCCCGACGCCTGGGTCATCAACTTCACCAACCCGGCCG includes:
- a CDS encoding carbohydrate kinase family protein; this encodes MDDDRPDVLLTGLLFYDLVLTGLGKPPTPGEEIWTGGMGCGPGGIANLAVAASRFGLRTSLATVFGDDFYGEYCRDVLCDQEDIDLSLSRTADGWPTPVTVSLAQGHDRALVTHGSEPPFSQDALMGDPPEARTALVHIEAEPREWIARAAANGTHIYADVGWDPTQQWSTDLLDQLKLCHAFLPNESEAMAYTRTDSARAALGTLSELVPVAVVTRGGDGAVAVDQTTGEYADVPALDIDVLDATGAGDVFGASFVAASLGGWPLEERLRFAVLAAGLSVQRPGGALAAPGWYGVDRWWRSLTDPDLKSAYGFLADRLPDDPGPPVAYAPVTPPARQT
- a CDS encoding DeoR/GlpR family DNA-binding transcription regulator, which produces MLAERRHQLILRALRSGGPAAVTDLSEQLGVSPATIRRDLVKLEEDGLLTRVHGGARAEEGDQPFAEVAEVRVAEKDAIAAHAAAMVKDGQSVLLDIGTTAYRLARQLHGRRLTVITSNLVVYEELADDEGIELVLLGGMVRREYRSLVGFLTEDNLRQLHADWLFLGTSGVRPGGQVMDTTVVEVPVKRAMIKASDKVVLLADAAKFPGTGMAKVCGPEDLDVVVTNAPVDPATRASLEEAGVEVVPAGKAQA